Proteins from a single region of Calonectris borealis chromosome 14, bCalBor7.hap1.2, whole genome shotgun sequence:
- the INS gene encoding LOW QUALITY PROTEIN: insulin (The sequence of the model RefSeq protein was modified relative to this genomic sequence to represent the inferred CDS: deleted 2 bases in 1 codon) — translation MGILLPTNVFISQSKLLSISCCHFFGLTLLTMALWIRSLPLLALLALSGPGTSHAAANQHLCGSHLVEALYLVCGERGFFYSPKARRDVEQPLVSGPLHGEVGELPFQQEEFEKVKRGIVEQCCHNTCSLYQLENYCN, via the exons ATGGGGATATTACTACCAACCAAC GTCTTCATCTCTCAGAGCAAACTTCTCTCCATCTCTTGCTGCCACTTCTTTG GCCTCACCCTGCTCACCATGGCTCTCTGGATCCGATCGCTGCCTCTCCTGGCCCTTCTCGCTCTTTCTGGCCCCGGGACCAGCCATgcggctgccaaccagcacctCTGCGGCTCCCACTTGGTGGAGGCTCTCTACCTGGTGTGTGGAGAGCGGGGTTTCTTCTACTCCCCCAAAGCCCGACGGGATGTTGAGCAGCCTCTAG TGAGCGGTCCCTTGCACGGTGAGGTAGGAGAGCTGCCCTTCCAGCAGGAGGAGTTTGAGAAAGTGAAGCGAGGGATCGTGGAGCAATGCTGCCACAACACCTGCTCCCTCTACCAACTGGAAAACTACTGCAACTAG